The following proteins are encoded in a genomic region of Methylococcales bacterium:
- the hisA gene encoding 1-(5-phosphoribosyl)-5-[(5-phosphoribosylamino)methylideneamino]imidazole-4-carboxamide isomerase translates to MLLIPAIDLKDGKCVRLRQGRMDDNTLFSDDPVAVAGRWVEAGAKRIHLVDLDGAFAGKPKNAEVINQIVKRYPNVPVQIGGGIRDKETVNAYLETGVEYVIIGSKAVSDPDFVKEVAKEFSGHVIVGLDAKEGMVAIDGWAKLSDYHVIDLAKKFENYGVEAIIYTDIARDGMMQGVNVEATVKLAQAINIPVIASGGITNIDDIHALGHVANEGIMGAITGRAIYEGTLDFIEAEKVSESYS, encoded by the coding sequence ATGTTACTAATTCCTGCAATTGATTTAAAAGATGGAAAATGTGTTCGTTTACGCCAAGGACGAATGGACGATAACACCCTATTTTCAGATGACCCAGTGGCTGTTGCTGGGCGTTGGGTAGAGGCAGGGGCTAAACGCATTCATCTCGTTGATTTAGATGGTGCCTTTGCGGGGAAACCTAAAAATGCAGAGGTGATTAATCAAATCGTTAAACGTTATCCTAATGTCCCTGTACAAATAGGGGGTGGAATTCGTGATAAAGAAACGGTGAATGCTTATTTGGAAACAGGCGTTGAATACGTTATTATTGGATCTAAAGCCGTCAGTGATCCTGATTTTGTGAAAGAGGTTGCAAAAGAATTTTCAGGGCATGTTATTGTTGGGTTAGATGCAAAAGAGGGCATGGTTGCTATTGATGGCTGGGCAAAATTATCAGATTATCATGTTATTGATTTAGCTAAGAAATTTGAAAATTACGGTGTAGAAGCAATCATATATACGGATATTGCACGAGATGGAATGATGCAAGGAGTCAATGTTGAGGCAACGGTAAAATTAGCACAAGCCATTAATATTCCTGTCATTGCTTCAGGTGGAATAACAAATATAGACGATATTCACGCGTTGGGTCATGTGGCTAATGAAGGGATTATGGGTGCAATTACGGGACGCGCTATTTATGAAGGAACATTG
- the msrA gene encoding peptide-methionine (S)-S-oxide reductase MsrA, with the protein MVSKHFVNNNPLTPPFPENTEHAIFGLGCFWGAERMFWQQQGIFSTAVGYAGGKTINPTYDDVCTGTTEHAEVVKVIFHPDEITYLQLLALFWESHNPTQGMRQGNDKGTQYRSCLYTFSAQQQQQAKQSRDHYQHQLTSKGFCKITTEIKTSPIFYYAENYHQQYLAKNPAGYCGLKGLGIKLNP; encoded by the coding sequence ATGGTCTCTAAACATTTTGTGAATAATAATCCCCTTACGCCCCCTTTTCCTGAAAATACCGAACACGCTATTTTTGGTTTAGGTTGTTTTTGGGGGGCAGAACGGATGTTCTGGCAACAGCAAGGGATATTTTCAACTGCTGTCGGTTATGCGGGCGGGAAAACAATAAATCCCACTTATGATGACGTGTGTACAGGAACAACAGAACATGCCGAGGTGGTTAAGGTTATTTTTCACCCTGATGAAATAACGTATTTACAACTTTTAGCGTTATTTTGGGAATCACATAATCCAACTCAAGGCATGAGACAAGGGAATGATAAGGGAACACAATACCGTTCTTGTTTATATACTTTTTCAGCGCAACAACAGCAACAGGCTAAACAGTCAAGAGACCATTATCAGCATCAATTGACCTCGAAGGGATTCTGTAAAATTACCACTGAGATAAAAACCAGCCCTATTTTTTATTATGCTGAAAATTATCATCAACAATACTTAGCCAAAAATCCCGCAGGCTACTGTGGCTTAAAAGGGTTGGGCATTAAGTTGAACCCCTGA
- a CDS encoding CbtB domain-containing protein, with product MSITTQPQIREENQVNKKSQILASALLGLIILSAVGFAPLEVIHNATHDTRHSSGFPCH from the coding sequence ATGTCTATTACTACACAACCTCAAATACGGGAAGAAAATCAGGTTAATAAAAAGAGCCAAATTTTAGCCAGTGCTTTATTAGGGCTTATTATTTTATCTGCTGTTGGGTTCGCGCCTTTAGAGGTGATTCATAATGCAACACATGACACGCGTCATAGTTCAGGGTTTCCTTGTCATTAG
- a CDS encoding OprD family outer membrane porin: MESYQAVEHEEDYYGCSGYLRTGFIQTQVHFVNTTSASAVAAELGCGYRLNSYVKAHLGIFGVLNSGLNSHNDDNLHGEFFNANKESYLMLGEAVLTLSYENFEAHLGRQNFDSPHLDSDDLRMVANLFEAYLVDYHFIENLYGGAGFIREASGWENGVNASHFISIGEALGGKQSGAWVSWLSYEQAFLTGNAWFYLIPDHLVMTYGELIMRHDLTESISYSLGVQYDGGHSIGRHELGLIEAHTFGVMGAVSIHGLTLTAAYNKNFGKSGALASIGGGAFFTSLEDQTLDAVIGVDSQSYLIGLDYTLNDHINFGIVFGEFNAMNKHDYQTEEINYFINYNWNDTLTTELIYARVDDKNSNEDTNQLRAIITYRY; encoded by the coding sequence ATGGAATCTTATCAGGCTGTTGAGCACGAAGAAGACTATTATGGCTGCAGTGGTTATCTTCGCACAGGTTTTATTCAAACACAGGTTCATTTTGTTAACACAACCTCGGCCAGTGCTGTTGCGGCGGAATTAGGTTGTGGCTATCGTCTTAATTCGTATGTTAAAGCGCATTTAGGTATTTTTGGCGTGTTAAACTCAGGCTTAAATAGCCACAATGATGATAACCTTCATGGTGAATTTTTTAATGCGAATAAAGAGAGTTATTTAATGTTAGGTGAAGCGGTATTAACGTTATCGTATGAAAATTTTGAAGCTCATTTAGGGCGACAAAATTTTGATTCTCCGCATTTAGATAGCGATGATTTACGCATGGTCGCCAATTTATTTGAAGCTTATTTGGTCGATTATCATTTCATTGAAAATTTATATGGGGGAGCTGGGTTTATTCGTGAAGCATCGGGTTGGGAAAATGGCGTTAACGCCTCCCATTTTATTTCCATTGGTGAAGCGCTGGGTGGAAAACAGTCAGGAGCTTGGGTTAGTTGGTTAAGTTATGAGCAAGCCTTTTTAACTGGAAACGCTTGGTTTTATTTAATTCCCGATCATTTGGTTATGACTTATGGGGAACTCATTATGAGACATGATTTAACGGAAAGTATTTCATATAGTTTAGGGGTGCAATATGATGGGGGGCATTCAATCGGACGACATGAATTGGGGCTTATTGAGGCGCATACTTTTGGCGTTATGGGGGCGGTTTCAATTCATGGATTAACGCTCACCGCAGCGTATAATAAAAACTTTGGAAAATCAGGCGCGTTAGCGAGTATCGGCGGTGGGGCTTTTTTTACGTCACTAGAAGATCAAACCTTGGATGCTGTCATTGGTGTTGATAGTCAAAGTTACTTAATTGGTTTAGATTATACCCTCAATGATCACATAAATTTTGGCATTGTGTTCGGTGAATTTAATGCAATGAATAAGCACGACTACCAGACAGAAGAAATTAATTATTTTATCAATTACAATTGGAATGATACGTTAACCACGGAATTAATTTATGCGAGGGTTGATGATAAAAATTCAAATGAAGACACTAACCAGTTACGCGCTATTATTACTTACCGTTACTAG
- a CDS encoding CbtA family protein, translating into MYFRNLILSAMAVAIVAGLFLSLYQHFFITPIILASELYEVTEPNATGVAEAWSPEEGTERSSFSLMANFLVCFAFSLLLLSAMAVRTSIKLSQGIFWGGAAYLSVFIAPALGLLPEIPGMEAAHLEGRQSWWLLTVLLTGIGLWLIAFKSITLKGIGGGLLLIPHLIGAPQPEIHGFVNTDPHAINVLTMLWHDFILQTSVANGLLWLIIGMLSALLTAKFIHPLNS; encoded by the coding sequence ATGTATTTTAGAAATCTTATTTTATCCGCGATGGCTGTTGCGATAGTTGCAGGTTTATTTTTAAGCCTTTATCAACATTTCTTTATAACGCCTATTATTTTAGCCTCAGAACTTTATGAGGTGACTGAACCGAATGCGACAGGCGTGGCGGAAGCATGGAGTCCAGAAGAGGGGACGGAGCGTTCATCTTTTAGCTTAATGGCTAATTTTTTAGTGTGCTTTGCTTTTAGTTTATTACTATTAAGTGCGATGGCAGTCAGAACGTCAATTAAATTATCACAAGGTATTTTTTGGGGCGGAGCCGCTTATTTAAGTGTTTTTATTGCCCCAGCATTAGGACTCTTACCTGAAATTCCAGGGATGGAAGCGGCGCATTTAGAAGGACGACAAAGCTGGTGGTTACTCACCGTTTTATTAACAGGCATTGGCTTGTGGTTGATTGCATTTAAATCAATCACTTTAAAAGGGATCGGGGGGGGCTTATTATTGATTCCTCACCTAATTGGTGCGCCACAGCCTGAAATTCATGGGTTTGTAAATACAGATCCTCATGCTATCAATGTATTAACGATGTTATGGCATGACTTCATCTTACAGACCAGTGTTGCCAATGGTTTATTATGGCTTATAATTGGCATGTTATCGGCCTTGTTAACGGCTAAATTTATTCATCCACTTAATTCTTAA
- the rpiA gene encoding ribose-5-phosphate isomerase RpiA, producing the protein MTQDELKQQVAKSAIKYVKGESIIGVGTGSTVNFFIDLLADIKNDIDAAVSSSIVTTKRLEKIGIRVIELSEVDRIGVYVDGADEVNPQKKMIKGGGGALTREKIVAAVSNKFVCIVDDSKCVDVMGKFPLPIEVIPMARSYVARELVKMGGQPVWRQNYVTDNGCEIIDIHNLNIMEPMTLEKEINNIPGVVTVGLFALRDADVVLVGKGSEVITY; encoded by the coding sequence ATGACTCAAGATGAATTAAAACAACAAGTTGCAAAATCTGCAATTAAATATGTAAAAGGTGAATCCATTATTGGTGTGGGTACGGGTTCCACGGTTAATTTTTTTATTGACTTATTAGCCGATATAAAAAATGATATAGATGCGGCTGTTTCTAGCTCTATTGTCACCACTAAACGATTAGAAAAAATCGGGATTCGGGTGATTGAATTATCGGAAGTGGATAGAATTGGCGTTTATGTTGATGGCGCAGATGAAGTTAATCCACAAAAGAAAATGATTAAAGGCGGCGGTGGGGCATTAACGCGTGAAAAAATCGTAGCGGCCGTCAGTAATAAATTTGTCTGTATTGTTGATGATTCCAAGTGTGTTGACGTGATGGGAAAATTTCCTTTACCGATTGAAGTCATTCCTATGGCGCGTAGCTATGTGGCTAGAGAATTAGTTAAAATGGGAGGACAACCTGTTTGGCGACAAAATTATGTAACGGATAATGGTTGTGAAATTATTGATATTCATAATTTAAATATTATGGAGCCGATGACGTTGGAAAAAGAGATTAATAATATTCCAGGGGTGGTCACGGTTGGCTTATTTGCTTTGCGTGATGCGGATGTTGTCCTTGTGGGTAAAGGTAGCGAAGTTATCACCTATTAA
- a CDS encoding ABC transporter permease has translation MNYFSEAFFAACQLIIQFDPAIYQIVFTSLKISFIATFFASLIGIFLGINLAIHHFTGKQFVQHLLNTAMAMPTVMIGLIFYGLFSRRGLLGDWQLLYTDTAVIIGEAFLITPIIINLTFIAVHASDPRLLETLKMLGATAFQQIMPIFSECRLAILAAIITGFGRAIGEVGAAMMLGGNIQGTTRTMTTAIALETSKGDFERGLALGLLLLLIAFGLNLGLQYLSPDTR, from the coding sequence ATGAATTATTTTAGTGAAGCTTTCTTTGCCGCGTGCCAACTCATTATTCAGTTTGACCCCGCTATTTACCAAATTGTTTTTACCTCCTTAAAAATTTCTTTTATCGCAACCTTCTTTGCCAGTTTGATCGGTATTTTTTTAGGCATTAATCTCGCTATTCATCACTTTACGGGCAAACAATTCGTACAACACTTATTAAATACCGCGATGGCGATGCCAACCGTGATGATTGGGCTTATTTTTTATGGTTTATTTAGTCGACGAGGCTTATTAGGTGACTGGCAATTACTTTATACGGACACCGCCGTTATTATCGGGGAAGCCTTTTTAATTACCCCCATTATCATAAATTTAACTTTTATTGCCGTACACGCTAGCGATCCCCGCTTACTTGAAACCTTAAAAATGTTAGGAGCAACCGCATTTCAACAAATAATGCCTATTTTTAGTGAATGCCGTCTTGCCATCCTTGCAGCAATAATAACAGGATTTGGACGCGCTATTGGCGAAGTAGGGGCTGCAATGATGTTAGGGGGTAACATCCAAGGAACAACACGAACAATGACCACTGCCATTGCCTTAGAAACCAGTAAAGGGGATTTTGAACGCGGATTAGCACTCGGCTTATTATTGTTATTAATTGCCTTTGGTCTTAACTTAGGATTACAGTATTTAAGTCCTGACACTCGTTAA
- a CDS encoding cytochrome-c peroxidase, which produces MFKIRLLAVAITLASSVSMAHAWESLPTKAPAPADNPTTAEKVKLGQMLYHDPRLSSTGTVSCASCHNTMAGGEDNRAGSMGVHGQVGGRSAPTVWNAAFNKVQFWDGRAPSLEAQAAGPVTNPIEMGMKSWDDVVVRLKAVEGYQTAFTAVFGKDSISEENATKAIAAYERTLITPNSPYDKFVNGDKSALTPQQIRGMKKVAELGCTSCHSGAAFNGAGTFQKFPANDNGYFEAKFNFKKDKGLAEVTEKEKDEHFWKVPTLRNIALTAPYFHNGSVKTLKQAVEIMAKLQLNKDLSDNETADIIAFLNALTGQFPKQTMPELPSTPGSTFTP; this is translated from the coding sequence ATGTTTAAAATTCGTCTCTTAGCGGTTGCAATTACGCTTGCAAGCTCTGTTTCTATGGCACACGCATGGGAAAGCTTACCCACAAAAGCCCCTGCACCTGCGGATAACCCCACAACCGCTGAAAAAGTTAAATTAGGGCAAATGCTTTATCATGATCCTCGTTTATCTTCAACAGGCACCGTTTCCTGTGCATCCTGCCATAACACGATGGCAGGTGGCGAAGACAACCGTGCAGGCTCTATGGGCGTTCATGGTCAAGTCGGGGGACGAAGTGCGCCAACCGTTTGGAATGCTGCGTTTAATAAAGTACAATTTTGGGATGGACGTGCGCCCAGTTTAGAAGCTCAAGCCGCAGGCCCTGTCACTAACCCCATTGAAATGGGAATGAAAAGTTGGGATGATGTCGTTGTCCGCTTAAAAGCAGTTGAAGGTTATCAAACGGCCTTTACTGCGGTGTTTGGTAAAGATTCAATTTCAGAAGAAAATGCCACTAAAGCGATTGCGGCTTATGAACGAACCTTAATTACCCCTAACAGCCCTTATGATAAATTTGTAAACGGCGATAAATCCGCGTTAACCCCTCAACAAATTCGAGGCATGAAAAAAGTGGCTGAATTAGGGTGTACCTCTTGCCATAGTGGCGCTGCTTTTAATGGAGCAGGTACGTTCCAAAAATTTCCAGCGAATGACAATGGCTATTTTGAAGCTAAATTTAACTTCAAAAAAGACAAAGGGCTTGCAGAAGTCACTGAAAAAGAAAAAGATGAACATTTCTGGAAAGTCCCAACCTTACGTAATATTGCGCTAACGGCACCTTATTTTCATAATGGTTCGGTTAAAACCTTAAAGCAAGCCGTTGAAATAATGGCTAAATTACAACTTAATAAAGATTTATCAGATAACGAGACTGCTGATATTATTGCTTTTTTAAATGCGCTAACAGGTCAATTTCCAAAACAAACTATGCCAGAATTACCATCAACACCAGGATCAACCTTTACACCATAA
- a CDS encoding DUF3301 domain-containing protein, whose product MINFFLIGLLLFGFYFFSNALKARETALNAAKRHCQKLELQMLDECVALTAFWIKRNKKGQFEGWRSYSFEFSSTGLERYQGKLTLLGSTIIAIELEPYREG is encoded by the coding sequence ATGATTAATTTTTTTTTAATTGGGCTGCTTTTATTTGGGTTTTATTTTTTTTCTAATGCCTTAAAAGCGCGCGAAACTGCCCTCAACGCGGCCAAACGTCATTGCCAAAAGCTGGAATTACAAATGCTGGATGAATGCGTTGCTCTCACTGCTTTCTGGATAAAACGGAATAAAAAGGGACAATTTGAAGGTTGGCGTTCCTACAGCTTTGAGTTTTCATCCACAGGATTAGAACGCTATCAGGGAAAGCTGACGCTATTAGGTTCAACGATTATCGCCATAGAACTCGAACCTTATCGAGAAGGATAA
- a CDS encoding DUF2956 domain-containing protein: MSSKYKSQISTETETEAMKIARATQRPQQTKEHTKLITQGIEKGIAQYKKQQKMKNRESDKHRKQVIKTKQTPIETVVPVNHSKAHLIPWFLLGATWLAIALYTLTQNELF, encoded by the coding sequence ATGTCATCAAAGTATAAATCACAAATTTCAACTGAAACTGAAACCGAGGCGATGAAAATTGCACGCGCCACACAACGTCCTCAGCAAACAAAAGAACACACTAAATTAATTACTCAAGGGATTGAAAAAGGAATTGCGCAGTATAAAAAACAGCAAAAAATGAAAAATAGGGAATCCGATAAACACCGTAAACAGGTCATTAAAACCAAACAAACGCCTATTGAAACCGTCGTTCCTGTCAACCATTCAAAAGCGCACTTAATACCTTGGTTTTTACTCGGGGCAACATGGCTTGCTATTGCACTTTATACGCTCACTCAAAATGAATTATTTTAG